TGTGCAGGCGCTCTCTGATCTCGGGTTCGGGCGCGAGGATGAATGCGAAATGTGCCTCAGGCACGAGTGCGACGATCTTGTCCGCACCCTCAGGGTCGCGAATGATGATCGCTGGTCCTGCCTCGAGCGTACCAAAGAGATTTTCTTTGAACGTTCCGTGGTAGTGCCCATGAGCAAGTGAGTATTCTGCAATGAGACCCTTCTGTCTACTGTCCATAAAGTCCTGCTCATTGATGTACGTGTATGCCCGGTCAGGTGATTCCCCATGTCTGGGCTTTCTGGTCGTATGTGTCGTGATTTGGGTGAGCTCGGGAAAGATCTGGAGGATGCGTCCTACCAGCTCGATCTTTCCACAAGCAGCAGGTCCAGAAATCACAAACAGAGGATAGCGCATGATGACCTCCGTAATGTGCGTCTATCTTAATAGTATCGTGGATTACATTCTGCGCAATAGAAAAGCGCACCCGAAGGTGCGCTGTAGTTAATCGAGGTTTTCCCGAATGAATGCGTAGAGCTGGCGGAGCGACCGGTCGAGGTACCCATTGGCGTTGTTGATCACACAGCCATAGTACCAGCGATTGGCGTGGCGCATCTCCTCTTCCGAGTCCTTCATCCTTCGTGCGAAGTCGGCATGGTCCGTACTCCGCTCGGTGAGTCGGGCACGGAGGTCATCGTCGGGGGCCATGATGAAGATACAATGCGCATCGGGGAAGAGTTCAGAGATTTTCTCGGCACCCTGGGGGTCCAGGATGATGATCGCAGGACCCTTCGTTCGTGCCTTGCGCACGTCCTCGACACGGGGGCCGTAGAGATTCCCATGCACTTCGGCGTGCTCGATGAATTCCTTGTGTTTGATGCCGGATTTGAATTGCGCGACGGTAAGGAAGTGGTAGGCGACGCCATTTTTTTCACCAGGCCGCTTCTTGCGCGTGGTGCAGGTGATAATGCGGTTCAGTTTCGGGAAGTCGGCAATGACTCTATCGGCCATCTTCGACTTGCCCGCAGCGGCTGGGCCCGAAATGACGAACAACGGGTAGAGTTGCTTTCCTGTCTTTTCCACGAGTGCTCCTTGTAGTGTGAACTTCTATCCGAGATACTAAAGGATTTTGACGATAACGCAAGGGTGTTGTGTGTTTATAAAGAAAAGACTCCCTTAAGGGAGTCTTTATCTTAACGCATACGCGTACTTGGTGTCTTGCCTGCACGCTTTGCCTTCTGCTTTTGGGCTTGCTTTTCCTTCTTATTTGCCATATTTGTTTGTGGCCCCCATATTTGGGCGCACTTGGTGTCACTTCGCCTTGCGACTCACTCAACGTACTCCGAGTACGTCTCGTTTGAGTTCGCAAGACTCCAGTAACACCAATTGCATCCCAAATCTGTGGTCCTGTTTATGTAATTAATTAAGTACAACCTTAGCACGATTCTATCTCTTTTTCAAGACAAGGAGCGATTCGCAGTGTGGAGTCTGGGGGTAGAAGTCAAAACCCTCGATATGGACGATACTGTACATATCCTTCATATCTGCATAATCGCGCGCCTGCGTTTCGGGATTACAGGAGAGATATATGATCGTCTCCGGTGCCGCCGCCTTGATCGAGTTGATGAGCTTTGGATGTAGTCCTACGCGCGGTGGGTCGAGCAAGAGTACTTCAAAGTCCTCAATGAGTTCTTTGTTTATTTTTTCTGCAGGCAAGCACTGTGCGGTGTAGTTGCTGATATTATTTTGTGCTGCGTTTGCTGCCGCGAGCGCGACGGATGACGGATTGATTTCTACACCATGTACTGACTTCGCATCCTTCGCGAGTAGGAGTCCGATTGTGCCCACACCAGAGTAGAGTTCAAGGAGCGTCTTGTCTTTCGGAAGGAATTCGCGCATTCGCTCAACTGCCTTTTTGAACACGGGGATATTATTCTGGAAAAATCCATCCGAAGGGTAGGTCAGTTCAATGCCGTCGATATCCTCGGTGAGCGTGTGAATACCTTTCTCCCAAAGCAATTCGGTTTGCACTGCTGCGGGAGACTTATGTGTCGAATACCATACTTCTATGCCAGCGAGATTAGGAATAGTATCGATCGAAAATTCAGGGATTGTCTTCTCTTTCGCGTACAGTGTTGCAATACAAATCTTATTCGATTTGCTCTCACGCACGGTGAGTGCCTTGAGCTCGAATGCGGTGAGTCCGAGATCGCGCAGTTTTGCGCAGAGTGCGAGCGCTACACTATTCATGTTCTCTGAGAGGAGTTCACAGCCTGAAGGGAGGGCAGTGCGTGCTTTTCCTGCATTACGAATATGATATGCCAGTGCAAGGGGGAGATCACCGCCTACGCCGTCTCTATCCGTGAATGAGAATTCCGCCTTAGTGCGATAGCCATAATACTGTTCTGCGGGAGTGAATGATGGCTTTGGTGCATCATCATAGTACCCATAAAGATCTGTGATGATCTCGTGCTTGAGTGCAGCTTGGGTGGGGTATTGAATGACTTGCCATGGACTGCAGGAAAGGTAATGCAATTCTTCTGGTGCTTTGCGTGCAGGGGAAATACTGATGAACTCCTTTATGTCACCAAGAAGCACTCCATGTTTACGCATCGTATCAACAACCGCAGTTTCTCCGGGGAGCATGCCGTGTACAAAGACGGTCATTCCTCCCACGTCACAACGAGCCGCGCCATTATGCGCGATGCTCGTACTGGTTACAGTCATTACTTTATTATCCATAATTTAGGTATTAGGAAATGCGCGAAACCATCGGGTGACGCCATACTGATCAGGATGAAATTCGATGCGCCAGCTACTCGCCTCAGGGAGTGCTGCGATAGCAGATTCTTGACCTTTCCCGAATTCACAGAAAAGGCTTCCTCCACTTGCAAGGTGTCCGTGCGCACAAGCGAGGAGCTTTTTTATTTCGAGCAAACCATGTTCATCCGCATAGAGTGCACGGTAGGGTTCCCATACCTTAACACTCTCATCGACATCAGTCGCATGTGGGTCGATGTAAGGAGGATTTGCAAAGAGTGCATCGTATGGGCCAACAAGTGTTGCGCACACATCACCTTGAAGGACACTTGCGCGTTCTTTGTGGGTGATATTCGAGCGTATGTTTTCCTCAATCTGGGCACACTCCTCCCCTCCAATATCGATGAACGTACAGCGCGCTTTAGGGAAGTGGAGTAGGGCAGCAATGCCGATACACCCACTCCCGGCGTAGCAATCTGCGAATGAAAGGTTGGCTATATGTGTCCTTTCTCGAGCGAGCATACGGAATGCCTCATCTGCCCAATATTCAGTTTCAGGGCGAGGGATGAGTGGCCGCTGTTCAAGTTTAATACGAGCACGAAGAAAGGGAATCCAGCCAATGACGTAGGCGATAGGTTCTCCTTTACGGAGGCGCTCGAGATCGGCGAAATAGTGCGGTGATTTCACTCCAAGGTATTTTTCGGTGAGTAGCCAGTGTGCGTCACGAGGGGAGATTTCCATGGTTCGTAGTATAACATAAACTCGATTTCGGCGGGTATGAAAAAGCCCGCATGCGGGCTTTTGTCTTAGCTGATGATGAACTGCTTTTCCGGTTCCACGGGGTGCTTTGTTTCCGTAATCGCTGCTTTGATGAGGAGCAGCATTTGCGTGAGCGAAGTTTGTTTTGTGGAATATTTCTTCCCGTCGTAATGCAGGCTGAGTTCGGGGGCGTGGTAGATGACTTCGTGCGGTACTTTATTCTCGACGAGCGCAGCGTACAATGCACGCGCCGCATCACTGTCATCAAAGTGGAGCCGGAAGAAGTGAACCTTTATTCCCCAAAGCTTGATAGGTGCACTGCTCTCGCGCGGCGGAAGTCCAAGCATGCTCGCGAGTTGCCTCGCAGTTTCAGGATGCACGTTCGTTGCGGTAAGCAGGATTTCAGTGGGGCCTCCATCATTTCCATAGAGCGTCATTTTCCCGCCGAGTCTTTCGAATGTGAGGCAGTATGTCGCTTTTTTGAGGAAGCCGAGAATATTCGGCGTAATCGTGACTTCGCCAAGCGTGAGGATCTCAAGCATTGTGAACTCCTGTGCTGTTTCTATCCGCATAATGCATAA
Above is a window of Candidatus Paceibacterota bacterium DNA encoding:
- a CDS encoding guanylate kinase; this encodes MEKTGKQLYPLFVISGPAAAGKSKMADRVIADFPKLNRIITCTTRKKRPGEKNGVAYHFLTVAQFKSGIKHKEFIEHAEVHGNLYGPRVEDVRKARTKGPAIIILDPQGAEKISELFPDAHCIFIMAPDDDLRARLTERSTDHADFARRMKDSEEEMRHANRWYYGCVINNANGYLDRSLRQLYAFIRENLD
- a CDS encoding methyltransferase domain-containing protein, giving the protein MDNKVMTVTSTSIAHNGAARCDVGGMTVFVHGMLPGETAVVDTMRKHGVLLGDIKEFISISPARKAPEELHYLSCSPWQVIQYPTQAALKHEIITDLYGYYDDAPKPSFTPAEQYYGYRTKAEFSFTDRDGVGGDLPLALAYHIRNAGKARTALPSGCELLSENMNSVALALCAKLRDLGLTAFELKALTVRESKSNKICIATLYAKEKTIPEFSIDTIPNLAGIEVWYSTHKSPAAVQTELLWEKGIHTLTEDIDGIELTYPSDGFFQNNIPVFKKAVERMREFLPKDKTLLELYSGVGTIGLLLAKDAKSVHGVEINPSSVALAAANAAQNNISNYTAQCLPAEKINKELIEDFEVLLLDPPRVGLHPKLINSIKAAAPETIIYLSCNPETQARDYADMKDMYSIVHIEGFDFYPQTPHCESLLVLKKR
- a CDS encoding HemK family protein methyltransferase encodes the protein MEISPRDAHWLLTEKYLGVKSPHYFADLERLRKGEPIAYVIGWIPFLRARIKLEQRPLIPRPETEYWADEAFRMLARERTHIANLSFADCYAGSGCIGIAALLHFPKARCTFIDIGGEECAQIEENIRSNITHKERASVLQGDVCATLVGPYDALFANPPYIDPHATDVDESVKVWEPYRALYADEHGLLEIKKLLACAHGHLASGGSLFCEFGKGQESAIAALPEASSWRIEFHPDQYGVTRWFRAFPNT